Proteins co-encoded in one Mycobacterium mantenii genomic window:
- a CDS encoding PPE family protein — protein sequence MLDFGAYPPEYNSGRMYIGAGSGPLLAAAAAWDELAAELQSTGASYNSTIETLATGPWTGPSSIAMAAAAAPYVAWIHATGAQAEQAGAQAKLAAGAYETAFAATVPPPVIAANRALLATLIATNILGQNTPAIAATEAHYMEMWAQDAAAMYAYAAASASASQLTPFAEPPRTTNDSAGPMQAAAVTQSSAQSGSNTVSHLAQLSTTMQPAAQAVTNAGTAGTTSTQLTTPSLITNWNEFWSVVTGVYSPQSWSTIPGGPFLSFGQAYAWGQNGQGAAAYLAGPKAISGALAPLASGANAVKPMLSSAVGAGQVSGSMGKSALVGSMSVPQGWAEAAPAIRTVAQALPANLAAAPAAMAGEEGVFSQMALSSLAGRAVAAAATRPAGGAASAAGSLGGVAAEADPAAATIIVIPYIEE from the coding sequence ATGTTGGATTTCGGGGCTTATCCGCCGGAATACAACTCGGGGCGGATGTACATCGGAGCGGGTTCAGGGCCGCTGCTGGCCGCTGCCGCGGCGTGGGACGAATTGGCCGCGGAGCTGCAAAGCACTGGCGCGTCGTACAACTCGACCATCGAGACCCTTGCGACGGGCCCGTGGACGGGCCCCTCGTCCATCGCGATGGCGGCCGCGGCGGCACCGTACGTGGCGTGGATCCATGCAACCGGCGCGCAGGCCGAGCAGGCGGGCGCCCAGGCCAAACTCGCGGCGGGGGCCTACGAGACCGCGTTCGCGGCGACGGTTCCGCCGCCGGTGATCGCCGCCAATCGCGCGCTGCTCGCGACGTTGATCGCCACCAACATCCTGGGCCAGAACACCCCGGCGATAGCCGCGACCGAAGCCCACTACATGGAGATGTGGGCGCAGGATGCCGCCGCGATGTATGCGTACGCAGCGGCCTCGGCGAGCGCCTCGCAGCTGACCCCGTTCGCCGAACCGCCGCGGACCACCAACGACTCGGCCGGGCCGATGCAGGCGGCCGCGGTCACCCAGAGCAGCGCGCAATCCGGCTCGAACACCGTCAGCCACCTCGCGCAGCTGAGCACCACGATGCAGCCGGCGGCGCAGGCGGTGACCAATGCCGGCACGGCGGGAACCACGTCGACGCAATTGACCACGCCATCGCTCATCACGAACTGGAACGAGTTCTGGTCGGTGGTGACCGGGGTGTATTCGCCGCAGTCGTGGAGCACCATCCCCGGCGGACCGTTCCTGTCGTTCGGCCAGGCGTACGCCTGGGGACAGAACGGGCAGGGCGCGGCGGCCTATTTGGCTGGGCCCAAGGCGATTTCCGGGGCGTTGGCGCCGCTGGCCAGTGGCGCCAACGCCGTCAAGCCCATGCTCAGTTCCGCGGTCGGGGCCGGACAGGTGTCGGGGTCGATGGGCAAAAGCGCTCTGGTGGGCAGCATGTCGGTGCCGCAGGGCTGGGCCGAAGCCGCCCCGGCGATCCGGACGGTCGCCCAAGCGCTGCCGGCCAATCTGGCCGCGGCGCCGGCGGCGATGGCCGGTGAGGAAGGTGTGTTCAGCCAGATGGCGCTGTCCAGCCTGGCGGGACGCGCCGTCGCGGCCGCCGCGACCCGACCCGCCGGTGGTGCCGCCTCGGCGGCGGGTTCGCTGGGCGGTGTTGCCGCCGAAGCCGATCCGGCCGCGGCCACCATCATCGTGATCCCGTACATCGAGGAATGA
- a CDS encoding PPE family protein, producing MFYGAFPPEFNSGRMYSGPGAGSLVAAATAWQNLATELQSTASSYSSVLSSLTAGPWVGPSSIAMASAAAPYVAWMQKTAAQAAQSATQATEAAAAYETAFAAHVPPAVIAENRALLAQLVATNLFGQNTSAIAANEAQYSEFWAQDATAMDTYFASSATASNKLTEFSPAPTTTNAAAEPMQAAAVTSAASTPAANVANAAASAATTTLPYSGPFSIPANLAYLYQTFMTDLFNTVPGGASFYTSMYNAVKVPLGLTTQFNDIGLLINFPLSQWLKFAPPVGYGALPKDALGAGLGALGFGRGTLYGSISPLAGMGNAGTLVGKLSIPPSWATSTPAIRTVATALSAAGTEAIPAAALGEGSLFSSMGLAGMLGSAVGSSGPTVARAGVRNRMAPIKDLKDKQSPEQLKRLVAQISEKPETVQHHNVDQENLDALLEQLAKKPGIHAVHLKKGDKSKVIPADAQLG from the coding sequence ATGTTCTACGGAGCCTTTCCGCCGGAATTCAACTCGGGCCGGATGTACAGCGGCCCGGGAGCGGGTTCGTTGGTGGCCGCGGCGACGGCCTGGCAGAACCTGGCCACCGAATTGCAGTCCACCGCTTCGTCGTATTCGTCGGTGCTCTCGAGCCTGACCGCCGGACCATGGGTGGGTCCGTCCTCGATTGCAATGGCGAGCGCGGCCGCCCCGTACGTGGCCTGGATGCAGAAAACCGCTGCGCAGGCCGCGCAATCCGCGACCCAGGCCACCGAGGCGGCGGCAGCCTACGAGACGGCGTTCGCCGCCCATGTGCCGCCGGCGGTGATCGCGGAGAACCGGGCCCTGCTCGCGCAGCTGGTCGCGACGAACCTGTTCGGGCAGAACACATCGGCGATCGCGGCGAATGAGGCCCAATACAGCGAATTTTGGGCTCAGGACGCCACTGCTATGGACACCTACTTCGCCTCGTCGGCGACCGCCTCCAACAAGTTGACGGAGTTCAGCCCGGCGCCCACCACCACCAACGCGGCCGCGGAGCCGATGCAGGCCGCCGCGGTGACTTCGGCGGCCAGCACCCCGGCCGCCAACGTCGCGAATGCCGCGGCGTCGGCGGCGACAACCACCCTGCCCTACAGCGGGCCGTTCTCGATCCCGGCGAACTTGGCCTACCTCTACCAAACGTTCATGACGGATCTGTTCAACACCGTGCCGGGCGGGGCCAGCTTCTACACGAGCATGTACAACGCCGTGAAGGTGCCGCTCGGCCTGACTACGCAATTCAACGACATCGGGCTGCTGATCAACTTTCCGCTGTCACAGTGGCTCAAGTTCGCCCCGCCCGTCGGCTACGGCGCGCTGCCGAAAGACGCGCTCGGCGCCGGGCTCGGGGCATTGGGCTTCGGCCGCGGCACCTTGTACGGCTCGATCAGCCCGCTCGCCGGCATGGGCAATGCCGGCACCCTGGTCGGAAAGCTGTCGATCCCGCCGAGTTGGGCCACGTCCACCCCGGCCATCAGAACCGTCGCCACCGCCCTGTCGGCGGCCGGGACCGAAGCGATTCCCGCGGCCGCGCTCGGCGAGGGAAGCCTGTTCAGTTCGATGGGGCTTGCCGGGATGCTGGGCAGCGCCGTCGGCTCGAGTGGGCCCACGGTGGCGCGCGCGGGTGTGCGCAACCGGATGGCTCCGATCAAGGACCTCAAAGACAAGCAATCGCCGGAACAGCTTAAACGTCTTGTCGCACAAATCTCCGAGAAGCCCGAAACCGTGCAGCACCACAACGTCGACCAGGAAAACCTCGACGCGCTTCTCGAGCAGCTGGCCAAGAAGCCCGGCATCCACGCGGTGCATCTGAAGAAGGGTGACAAATCAAAAGTCATACCCGCGGACGCCCAATTGGGTTGA
- a CDS encoding DUF732 domain-containing protein codes for MMKRLLALLGISAMIGLAAPAHAGPPPVPDGDDGGFVAALQQAGFSFNSPGSAVAAGRAVCSCLNNGESGLELVHDVKTHNPGMDMEMASNFALISAKFYCPQQLSKA; via the coding sequence GTGATGAAACGACTGCTCGCACTACTCGGTATTTCCGCGATGATCGGCCTTGCCGCACCGGCGCACGCCGGTCCTCCACCGGTGCCGGATGGCGACGACGGTGGCTTCGTGGCCGCACTGCAGCAGGCCGGCTTCAGCTTCAACAGCCCGGGTTCGGCCGTCGCCGCCGGCAGGGCGGTATGTTCCTGCCTGAACAACGGCGAATCCGGCCTGGAGCTGGTCCACGACGTGAAAACCCACAATCCCGGGATGGACATGGAGATGGCCTCGAATTTCGCGTTGATTTCCGCGAAGTTCTACTGCCCCCAACAGCTCTCCAAGGCCTGA
- the eccE gene encoding type VII secretion protein EccE produces MKRQRRFGLSLSWPRLTTVFLIDVVIMVVASHCPESWQGTYRIAFWVGVALAVLVTLLSLVTYHGLTVTSGLATWLWDWSADPGSALAAGCTPAVDHQRKYGRDKVGVRQHDGQLVTVIAINGGDDESASRLRHRNSPPTLLVSAVASGLRQFDIHLDDIDIVSVKVRRGGPEARAAELSKLDDWGPEEWEVAHDQPTSYVRRTWLVLRMNPQRNVAAVAARDSLASTLVAATERLAQDLDGLTCGARPLTAEELAAVDRAVLADLEPTWSRPGWRRLKHFNGFVTSLWLSPSDITTDKLDELWEDETFATVLTIRLTSRGGRPQVSAWVRYHTEKRLRRDVSSGLNRLTGRQLAAVRASLPAPTARPLLVVPGRPLRADDDDLALSVDQLRGSSAGVPVAQ; encoded by the coding sequence ATGAAGCGTCAGCGCAGGTTTGGGTTGTCCTTATCGTGGCCGCGGCTGACCACGGTGTTCTTGATCGACGTCGTGATCATGGTGGTGGCCAGTCACTGCCCCGAGTCGTGGCAGGGCACGTATCGCATCGCGTTCTGGGTGGGTGTCGCTCTGGCCGTTCTGGTGACACTGCTATCGCTGGTCACCTACCACGGCCTCACGGTGACGTCAGGGCTGGCCACCTGGTTGTGGGATTGGTCCGCCGATCCCGGCTCGGCGCTGGCCGCCGGTTGCACCCCGGCCGTCGATCACCAGCGCAAGTACGGCCGCGACAAGGTCGGCGTGCGCCAGCACGACGGCCAACTGGTCACCGTGATCGCCATCAACGGCGGTGACGACGAATCGGCCTCGCGCCTCCGTCATCGGAACTCGCCCCCCACCTTGCTGGTGTCGGCCGTCGCTTCGGGCCTGCGCCAGTTCGACATTCACCTCGACGACATCGACATCGTGTCGGTGAAGGTGCGGCGCGGCGGCCCAGAAGCCAGAGCCGCCGAGTTGTCCAAGCTGGACGACTGGGGCCCCGAAGAGTGGGAGGTGGCCCACGATCAGCCCACCTCGTACGTTCGCCGCACCTGGCTGGTGCTGCGGATGAATCCGCAGCGCAACGTCGCCGCCGTGGCCGCCCGCGATTCGCTGGCGTCGACCCTGGTGGCGGCCACCGAGCGGCTCGCCCAGGATCTCGACGGGCTGACCTGTGGGGCGCGGCCGTTGACCGCGGAGGAGCTCGCCGCGGTCGACCGCGCGGTGCTGGCCGATCTGGAGCCGACGTGGAGCCGTCCCGGCTGGCGCCGCCTCAAGCACTTCAACGGATTCGTCACCAGCCTGTGGTTGTCGCCGTCCGACATCACCACCGACAAGCTCGATGAGCTGTGGGAGGACGAGACCTTCGCCACGGTGCTGACCATCCGGCTCACCTCGCGCGGCGGCCGGCCGCAGGTATCGGCGTGGGTGCGGTACCACACCGAGAAGCGGTTGCGCAGGGACGTCTCGTCGGGCCTCAACCGTCTCACCGGACGCCAGCTGGCCGCGGTCCGTGCCAGCCTGCCCGCGCCGACCGCGCGGCCCCTGTTGGTCGTGCCCGGCCGCCCGTTGCGCGCCGACGACGATGACCTCGCGTTATCCGTCGACCAGCTGCGAGGGAGCTCGGCCGGCGTGCCTGTAGCGCAATGA
- the eccA5 gene encoding type VII secretion system ESX-5 AAA family ATPase EccA5, whose translation MTRPQSTAESARNAMVAGLLASGVSVNGLQPSHNPQVASQMFTTATNLDPGMCDAWLARILAGEQSLDVLAGAWSSIRTFGWETRRLGVTELQFRPQVSDGLFLRLAVTSVETLACAYAAVLAEAKRYEEASKLIEGVEPRQPVDEELVSYVRGVLYFRTARWPDVLNEFSEGKSWRQPELKAAGAAMATTALASLGVFEEALRRGQEAIEGDRVPGAANVALYTQGMCLRHLGREDEAVELLRRVYSRDPKFTPAREALDNPNFRLVLTDPETIEARTDPWDPDSAPTRAETEAARHAEEAAKYLAEGDAELNAMLGMERAKREIKLIKSTTKVNLARAKMGLPVPVTSRHTLLLGPPGTGKTSVARAFSKQLCGLTVLRKPVVVETSRTKLLGRYMADAEKNTEEMLEGALGGAVFFDEMHTLHEKGYQQGDPYGNAIINTLLLYMENHRDELVVFGAGYAKAMDKMLEVNQGLRRRFSTVIEFFSYTPDELVALTRLMGQENEDVITDESAQALLPSYTKFYLDESYSDDGDLIRGIDTLGNAGFVRNVVEKARDHRSFRLDDEDLDAVLSSDVTEFSERQLLRFKELTQEDLAEGLSAAVAEKKPD comes from the coding sequence ATGACGAGGCCGCAATCAACCGCTGAGAGCGCCCGCAACGCGATGGTCGCCGGGCTGTTGGCGTCCGGCGTCTCGGTCAACGGGCTGCAGCCCAGCCACAATCCGCAGGTTGCGTCGCAGATGTTCACCACCGCGACCAACCTGGATCCCGGGATGTGTGACGCCTGGCTGGCGCGGATCCTGGCGGGGGAGCAGAGCCTCGACGTCCTCGCCGGCGCCTGGTCGTCGATCCGGACGTTCGGGTGGGAGACCCGCCGGCTCGGCGTGACCGAATTGCAGTTCCGCCCCCAGGTTTCCGACGGGTTGTTCCTGCGGCTGGCGGTGACCAGCGTGGAGACGCTGGCGTGTGCGTACGCCGCGGTACTGGCCGAGGCGAAACGGTACGAGGAGGCCTCGAAGCTGATCGAGGGCGTCGAGCCCCGCCAGCCCGTCGACGAAGAGCTGGTCAGCTACGTGCGCGGTGTGCTGTACTTCCGCACCGCCCGGTGGCCGGACGTGCTCAACGAGTTTTCTGAGGGCAAGAGCTGGCGGCAGCCCGAGCTGAAGGCGGCGGGCGCGGCGATGGCCACCACGGCACTGGCTTCCCTCGGTGTGTTCGAGGAGGCCTTGCGTCGCGGTCAGGAGGCCATCGAAGGCGACCGGGTGCCGGGCGCGGCCAACGTCGCGCTGTACACCCAGGGCATGTGCCTGCGCCACCTGGGCCGCGAGGACGAGGCCGTCGAGCTGCTGCGGCGGGTGTACTCACGGGATCCGAAGTTCACCCCGGCCCGTGAAGCGCTGGACAACCCGAACTTTCGCCTGGTCTTGACGGACCCGGAGACGATCGAGGCCCGGACCGACCCGTGGGACCCGGACAGCGCGCCGACCCGGGCTGAAACCGAGGCCGCTCGTCACGCCGAAGAGGCGGCGAAGTACCTGGCCGAAGGCGACGCCGAGCTCAACGCGATGTTGGGCATGGAACGCGCCAAGCGCGAGATCAAGCTCATCAAGTCGACGACCAAGGTGAACCTGGCGCGCGCCAAGATGGGGCTTCCGGTGCCGGTGACGTCGCGCCACACCTTGTTGCTCGGCCCGCCCGGCACCGGAAAGACTTCAGTGGCAAGGGCTTTCAGCAAGCAGCTGTGCGGGCTGACCGTCCTGCGCAAACCCGTGGTGGTGGAGACCAGCCGCACCAAGTTGCTGGGCCGGTACATGGCCGACGCGGAGAAGAACACCGAGGAGATGCTCGAGGGCGCCCTGGGTGGCGCGGTCTTCTTCGATGAGATGCACACGCTGCACGAGAAGGGCTACCAGCAGGGCGACCCGTACGGCAACGCAATTATCAACACGTTGCTGTTGTACATGGAGAATCATCGCGACGAGCTGGTCGTCTTCGGCGCCGGTTACGCCAAGGCCATGGACAAGATGCTGGAAGTGAATCAGGGTCTGCGGCGCCGTTTTTCGACGGTCATCGAGTTCTTCAGCTACACCCCCGACGAATTGGTCGCGCTCACCCGGTTGATGGGCCAGGAGAACGAGGACGTCATCACCGACGAATCCGCGCAGGCGCTGTTGCCGTCGTACACGAAGTTCTACCTCGACGAAAGTTATTCGGACGACGGCGATCTCATCCGGGGCATCGATACGCTCGGCAACGCCGGCTTCGTGCGTAACGTGGTGGAGAAGGCCCGCGATCACCGCAGTTTCCGCCTGGACGACGAAGACCTGGATGCGGTGCTGTCCAGCGATGTGACCGAGTTCAGCGAACGTCAACTGCTGCGGTTCAAGGAACTGACGCAGGAGGATCTCGCCGAGGGCCTCAGCGCGGCGGTCGCCGAGAAGAAGCCGGATTAG
- the eccD gene encoding type VII secretion integral membrane protein EccD, protein MTAVVEVAQPDVEGISQPQAVVVGVMAGAGVQIGVLLDANAPVSVMTDPLLKVVNSRLRELGETPLEASGRGRWALCLVDGSPLRATQSLSEQDVYDGDRLWIRFIPDTEHRSQVIEHISTAVAADLSKRFAAIDPVIAVQVGASMVAIGVTTAAGLLGWWRWHHNSWLPTVYAGVIGVVALGVSLLLLMRARTQQERRVADTMLLSSLAPVSVAAASAPPGGVGSPHAVLGFGVLTIAAILALRFTGRRLAIYTAMVTVSLIAAVAALARMVAMTSAVTLFTCVVLVSVMIYQSAPAISRRLAGIRLPVFPSATSRWVFEARPDLPTTVVRSDGGPPVLEGPASVRDVLTQAERARSFLSGLLIGLGVLMIVSLTALSDPRTGQRWLPLLLAGFCAGFLMLRGRSYVDRWQAITLAGTAVLIVGAVVLRYALVLQSPLAVSISAAILVLLPAAGLTSAAVVPNTVYSPLFRKFVEWIEYLCLMPIFPLALWLMNVYAAIRYR, encoded by the coding sequence ATGACTGCGGTAGTCGAAGTAGCACAGCCTGATGTAGAGGGAATCTCGCAGCCTCAGGCAGTCGTCGTCGGCGTGATGGCCGGCGCGGGTGTTCAGATCGGTGTCCTGCTGGACGCCAACGCGCCCGTCTCGGTGATGACCGACCCGTTGCTGAAGGTGGTCAACAGCCGGCTCCGCGAGCTCGGCGAGACTCCGCTGGAGGCGTCGGGCCGGGGCCGCTGGGCGCTTTGCCTGGTGGACGGTTCGCCGTTGCGGGCCACTCAATCGCTGAGCGAGCAGGATGTCTACGACGGCGACCGGTTGTGGATCCGGTTCATCCCGGACACCGAGCACCGCTCACAGGTCATCGAGCATATCTCCACCGCCGTCGCGGCTGATCTCAGTAAGCGCTTCGCCGCCATCGACCCGGTCATCGCGGTGCAGGTCGGTGCGTCCATGGTCGCCATCGGGGTGACGACCGCCGCCGGGCTGCTGGGCTGGTGGCGCTGGCACCACAACTCGTGGCTGCCGACCGTGTACGCGGGCGTGATCGGCGTGGTCGCGCTCGGCGTCTCGTTGCTGTTGCTGATGCGGGCGCGCACGCAGCAGGAACGGCGCGTCGCCGACACCATGCTGTTGAGCAGCCTGGCGCCGGTGTCGGTCGCGGCGGCGTCGGCTCCGCCCGGTGGCGTCGGATCGCCGCACGCGGTACTGGGCTTCGGTGTCCTCACCATCGCCGCAATCCTCGCCCTGCGCTTCACCGGGCGCCGGCTGGCGATCTACACCGCCATGGTCACCGTCAGCCTGATCGCGGCGGTGGCCGCGCTGGCGCGCATGGTCGCCATGACCAGCGCCGTGACGCTGTTCACCTGCGTCGTGCTGGTGTCCGTCATGATCTACCAAAGTGCGCCGGCGATTTCGCGCCGGCTGGCCGGCATCCGGCTGCCCGTCTTCCCGTCGGCCACCAGCCGGTGGGTGTTCGAGGCCCGGCCCGACCTGCCCACCACCGTGGTGCGCTCCGACGGCGGTCCGCCGGTCCTGGAGGGGCCCGCCTCGGTTCGCGACGTGTTGACTCAGGCCGAACGCGCCCGCTCCTTCCTGTCGGGTTTGCTGATCGGGCTCGGCGTGCTGATGATCGTCTCCCTGACCGCGCTGTCGGATCCGCGCACCGGACAGCGTTGGCTGCCGCTCTTGCTGGCCGGCTTCTGCGCGGGCTTCCTGATGCTGCGCGGCCGCTCCTACGTCGACCGCTGGCAGGCGATCACCCTGGCGGGAACGGCGGTGCTGATCGTCGGTGCGGTCGTCTTGCGATACGCGCTGGTGCTGCAGTCGCCGCTTGCGGTCTCGATCAGCGCGGCGATCCTGGTGCTGTTGCCGGCGGCCGGATTGACATCGGCGGCTGTCGTGCCGAACACGGTCTACAGTCCGCTATTCCGCAAATTCGTGGAATGGATTGAATACCTCTGCCTGATGCCAATTTTCCCGCTGGCATTGTGGTTGATGAATGTCTATGCAGCAATTCGTTATCGCTAA
- a CDS encoding DUF732 domain-containing protein — MRLQLALSVAVSAAIGLAPLAHGDPGTAGGDETGFLASLRSAGITYSTPDGAIKFAKAVCVSLGNGEVGPQMVDELKSENPGLTNDHATSFLAIAAKYYCPQQLNRR, encoded by the coding sequence ATGAGACTGCAGCTGGCGCTTAGCGTTGCGGTTTCGGCCGCGATAGGCCTTGCCCCGCTCGCACATGGTGACCCGGGGACAGCCGGCGGCGATGAAACCGGCTTCCTCGCGTCACTGCGGAGTGCGGGGATCACCTACTCGACCCCCGACGGGGCGATCAAGTTCGCCAAGGCGGTCTGCGTCTCCCTGGGCAACGGCGAGGTCGGCCCTCAAATGGTCGACGAACTGAAGAGCGAAAACCCCGGACTCACCAACGATCACGCAACATCGTTCTTGGCGATCGCAGCGAAATACTACTGCCCGCAGCAACTTAACAGAAGGTAG
- a CDS encoding S8 family serine peptidase, whose amino-acid sequence MQQFVIANGKVWRGRAFAATIAAMLLASGALAGLPPAYAISPPTIDAGAVPPDGPPGPGAPMKQNSYCTEVGVLPGTDFRLQPKYMDMLNLQEAWQFGRGAGVKVAVIDTGVTPHPRFPHLIPGGDYVMAGDGLSDCDAHGTIVASMIGAASANGAGVPPAAPRKPVTIPTTEPPPKAPPPQTVTLSPLPQTVTMVPPPPQSQEQAPPGPFGAPPAPEAPPPAGPPPGPPQGGQAPNGQAPAASHGGGTVTIPGYSGGGRVANVDNLRGPRPLDPPPPPPPPPPPKAGPDAFSGVAPDVDIIAIRQSSQAFGLKDAYTGDEDPQTSAKIDSVQTMARAIVHAANMGAQVINISDVTCMSARNIIDQRSLGAAVRYAAVDKNAVIVAAAGDTSKKDCKQNPPHDPLQPNDPRNWSAVTTVVTPSWFSDYVLTVGAVDTEGRPLSQGNQGQASTSVAGPWVGIAAPGTDVVGLSPRDDGLINAIDGPDNTLLVPSGTSFSAAVVSGVAALVRAKFPQLSAYQVINRLTRTARAPARGVDNQVGHGVVDPVAALTWDVPDGPVKPPQQLSAPLNIPKPVPHRDMVPVWVAAGGLLGALLIGGGVFGTATLMKRSRKQQ is encoded by the coding sequence ATGCAGCAATTCGTTATCGCTAACGGCAAGGTGTGGCGTGGTCGCGCGTTCGCCGCGACCATCGCCGCCATGTTGCTCGCGTCGGGGGCATTGGCCGGTTTGCCGCCCGCGTACGCGATCTCACCCCCGACGATCGACGCCGGGGCGGTACCGCCGGACGGTCCGCCCGGACCGGGGGCGCCGATGAAGCAGAACTCGTACTGCACCGAGGTCGGCGTGCTGCCCGGGACCGATTTCCGGCTGCAGCCCAAGTACATGGACATGCTGAATCTCCAGGAGGCGTGGCAGTTCGGTCGTGGTGCCGGCGTGAAGGTGGCCGTCATCGACACCGGAGTGACGCCGCACCCCAGGTTCCCGCACCTGATCCCCGGCGGTGACTACGTCATGGCCGGCGACGGATTGTCCGACTGCGATGCGCACGGCACCATCGTGGCGTCGATGATCGGTGCGGCGTCGGCCAACGGCGCGGGCGTGCCGCCGGCGGCACCGCGCAAGCCGGTGACCATCCCCACCACCGAACCCCCGCCGAAAGCGCCACCGCCGCAGACGGTGACCCTGTCACCGCTGCCTCAGACCGTGACGATGGTCCCCCCGCCGCCACAGTCTCAGGAACAAGCGCCTCCGGGCCCCTTCGGGGCGCCGCCGGCACCGGAGGCCCCACCGCCCGCCGGCCCGCCCCCGGGACCGCCGCAGGGTGGGCAAGCGCCTAACGGTCAAGCGCCGGCGGCCAGTCATGGCGGCGGCACGGTGACCATCCCCGGCTATTCCGGTGGTGGGCGCGTGGCCAACGTCGACAATCTGCGCGGCCCGCGCCCGCTCGACCCGCCGCCACCACCGCCGCCGCCCCCGCCGCCCAAGGCCGGTCCGGACGCTTTCAGCGGGGTGGCCCCGGATGTCGACATCATCGCGATCCGGCAGTCCAGCCAGGCATTCGGTCTCAAGGACGCCTACACCGGTGACGAGGATCCGCAGACATCGGCGAAGATCGACAGCGTTCAGACAATGGCGCGGGCCATCGTGCATGCCGCCAACATGGGTGCCCAGGTCATCAACATCTCGGATGTGACCTGCATGAGCGCGCGCAACATCATCGATCAGCGCTCGCTGGGTGCGGCGGTGCGCTACGCGGCGGTCGACAAGAATGCCGTCATCGTGGCCGCGGCCGGCGACACCAGCAAGAAGGACTGCAAGCAGAACCCGCCCCATGATCCGTTGCAGCCCAACGATCCTCGCAATTGGAGCGCGGTCACCACGGTCGTGACGCCGTCCTGGTTCAGCGACTACGTCCTGACGGTCGGCGCGGTCGACACCGAGGGACGCCCGTTGAGCCAGGGCAACCAGGGCCAGGCGTCGACGAGCGTGGCCGGGCCGTGGGTGGGCATCGCCGCACCGGGAACGGACGTCGTGGGACTGTCACCCCGGGACGACGGCCTGATCAACGCGATCGACGGACCGGACAACACCCTGCTGGTTCCGTCGGGCACCAGCTTCTCGGCGGCGGTCGTGTCCGGCGTTGCGGCGCTGGTGCGGGCCAAGTTCCCGCAGCTGTCGGCCTATCAGGTCATCAACCGGCTGACTCGCACCGCCCGCGCGCCCGCGCGCGGCGTGGACAACCAAGTCGGTCACGGTGTCGTCGACCCGGTGGCGGCACTGACGTGGGATGTACCCGACGGTCCGGTGAAACCGCCGCAGCAACTATCGGCACCGCTGAACATTCCGAAACCCGTCCCGCACCGGGATATGGTGCCAGTGTGGGTGGCCGCCGGTGGCTTGCTCGGCGCGCTGCTCATCGGCGGCGGAGTTTTCGGTACGGCGACGCTGATGAAGCGATCGCGGAAACAGCAATAG
- a CDS encoding MgtC/SapB family protein: METLSALDFVLRLGVGVGCGALIGLERQWRARRAGLRTNALVAGGATLFVLYAAATSDTSPTRVASYVVSGIGFLGGGVILREGVNVRGLNTAATLWCSAAIGVLAASGHLVFALIGTGTVIGIHLLGRPLGRLIDRDNSAEEDESLVPYLVQVVCRSKHEKYARAQIVQHAGSNDITLRGIHTGSAADDEVTLTAHLLMNGDATARLERLVAELSLLPGVRAVQWYAGDEVQSDDRR, from the coding sequence TTGGAGACGCTGAGCGCTCTCGATTTCGTGCTCCGACTGGGCGTCGGAGTGGGGTGCGGCGCGCTCATCGGTCTGGAGCGGCAGTGGCGGGCGCGTCGGGCTGGCTTGCGCACCAACGCGCTCGTTGCCGGGGGCGCGACGCTGTTCGTCCTCTACGCCGCGGCCACCTCCGACACCAGCCCGACCCGGGTCGCCTCCTATGTCGTCTCCGGTATCGGGTTCCTGGGCGGTGGCGTGATCCTGCGCGAGGGCGTCAATGTCCGCGGGCTCAACACGGCCGCCACCTTGTGGTGCTCGGCGGCGATCGGCGTGCTGGCAGCTTCGGGGCATCTGGTGTTCGCGCTGATCGGCACCGGTACCGTCATCGGCATTCATCTGCTGGGGCGTCCACTCGGCCGGCTGATCGACCGCGACAACAGCGCCGAAGAAGACGAGAGCCTCGTGCCCTATCTCGTGCAGGTGGTCTGCCGTTCGAAGCATGAGAAGTACGCGCGGGCCCAGATCGTCCAGCACGCCGGCAGCAATGACATCACACTTCGCGGAATCCACACCGGCAGCGCGGCCGACGACGAGGTCACGCTGACCGCCCACTTGCTCATGAACGGCGACGCCACCGCCCGGCTGGAGCGCCTGGTGGCCGAACTATCGCTGCTGCCAGGCGTCCGCGCAGTGCAGTGGTATGCCGGCGACGAGGTGCAGTCCGACGATCGCCGCTGA